In Anas platyrhynchos isolate ZD024472 breed Pekin duck chromosome 15, IASCAAS_PekinDuck_T2T, whole genome shotgun sequence, the DNA window ATTCTTGCATCCTATGTATAACCTTCGTACTATTATTTGCAGGACAGTATCTGATAAAATAcctgtgttttttcctcctcaaaacaccaccaacaaagcAAACTAAAGATGACCACCAGGTCTTTATGTCCCTTTGTGCCTTTCAGTCTTGCTTGTGTAATTTGATGAATAACAAATGATGATAATGATAAATTTGGAAGTGTGGAAATACTAGCTTCTCTTCTGTTAGTATTTGAGGAGGATTTTAAAGCTGGGTGAATTTCAGTGGAATGCAATGAAAACCTCTTAATGTCAACTAGTGAGTTAACAAGGAGAAGAATGAATACTTGGGAATTAACCATTTCAGCTACCATGAGAAAAGGGGTGaataggagggaaaaaaaaaaaaaaaaagcttgttagGTAAGAGACTGCAAATACTTtaatgggaagggaaaaaaaaataaaaacttattttgctttctgcaggagAGTTTTTAAATTTGACAAATTGGGATTCGTAGTTCTGCAGTGATAgagaaatctgttttgtttatttttgtgtgtgggcATCAGCTATTATCTGTAGCTGTTGAAAATTCTTCTACTTTTATGTTCATTTTACACATTCTTCCCTGGTGACCTTCCCtccccctattttttttttttcccagtttctcTATTCTCAGCTCTTCCCACACTTTGTCCTTTGGTCCTTTTCAAACCCTAATCTGTTggtcacttttctttttcattctcttccGGAAAGCCTTTAGCAGTTAAATCTTTTGATCCTCTCTTAGTGGGAGGTTTGCTTATCCTCTATATGACCTTATTGCCTTCCAAGTCAGTGGATTGATGCCCAGTCCACCTTATGAAGTGAAATCTGGGTGAATGTAAGGAAACCCAGTACAACATTTTCAGTGATTGtttataacatttattttcctttcctatgaagaagaatgaaaaacaaattactgAGGTTGTTAGTAGACTAAGAGATGGCTTTCGCATTAGCAGAGGGAGAGATCTGCAGATAATGAAGTTCAGTAAGATGATACAGATTAAATGTTAATTTGTAGTACTCAtctgcatgttttgttttgtaaaataccATATTTATCTTTTCATCCAATAGATAAGACAATATTGAAGTTGCAGTCGTTATCTTTGGAGCAAGAGAGTGGCAAGTAAGTATTGTACATCTCaataataacattaatttgTCTTTAACAGAaagacttccttttttttaaaaaaagtaacaataaaACAGTACAGAATTCAGCATGTATCTCACAAgtgctttttatttccaaattgtAACAAAGAGTAAGTGTTAGTTATCTTTGTCATTGTTTCTCTTCTGGTTGTGTGAACTGGAGAATGTTGCTGGATACTCCCTCCTTTCTTCAGTCCCTCAATTACAGAGTGTCTGAGTGTTGAACTGAGCTTCAGGTTTACTTCAAAAGTTCTGTACTGACACTGATTTATACTGTGAAGTCTTATTAGAGCAAAGTGGCCTTTTGTTTCTCAGAAGTATTGATTAGCCCTTTTCATAAAGAGACAGAGTCCAATGAGGTGTCTTATAGTGTAACTTCCTAACTCAGAAGGAATGGATCATCATACTTCTGCCCAGTAAATGCTGGGACCCAGAACTGTGTGTACCTATGAGCTGTCTGGGTCAGCTATCAAAAAATCTGTGCAGAGGGAAGATATAAAAGGCTAGAATCTACACTGCCAGTTACATAATGTTTTATGTGGGGAAGCAGTTGAACTTTTACTCTGGAATGCAGttcacaataaaaaataaagttttcagaATGGTGTTATCACAAATAGATGGCATAAAACTGTACATATTTTGATTTCCTTCCCTTTATCCTTTTCAGTAATCCCTGTCACATTCAGAGCGTGGGAAGTGGTAGTTCAATTATCTTTGCTGACCTTACTTCACAAGAAGATAAGTCCCATGACAGTACCTGTCTTAGAAATCTGGATAGTGAATCAGTGCAGAACATGGATGTAAAGAATGATTTTACTAACAGCAATAGTAAAGAATGCATGAAACCAAATGGATGTGAATTCCCCCTAGAAGTACAAGAAGACTCTGTAAGTAATGTTGACAGTGGGtcaactgattttaaaaatcattcacCACATGGACCTCATTGTAGTCTGGATCTAGATGTTAGCACTGAAAGTAAGTCCTGCACTGAAGAATGCTCCAAGAACGATGTAGCACTCTGTGGAGAGTTTGAGGTAAATGCCTTTCTCTTTAAATACTTTTAGCTACTGTCTGGTTTAATGATGACTATAAAGTAGAATTTGGTAAACACGAAAATGATTTATAatgataaatttaaaaaagaaaatgactgctaaaaaaaacaaaattatagaAAAGTTTTACTTGTAACATATTTATGTCTAAaataaatttagtttttattactttttagaTAAAATAAGTAAGGAAATACTGTTCATATTATGCTGGAAAAATCATAgactgttatttttctgttaggTGGAGTATCGTTTGATGCTTCATATACAAATGCAACTGTGTGAACTATCCTTATGGGATTGGATTGTTGACCgtaataaaaaatacagtgagAGAACGGAGAAAACTGCCAGTAAGATTCatcactgtttttaaaatttacatATCATAAAGATAATATTTTGTCTTAATTGAAAgtatatttgtattatttaatgttttaattcagCAGTTTATAATATGGATcttcttaaattatttattcatttcatcTAGTAGCTGCTAGTATTGAGCCTTTAATGTTATGTGTTGGTAAAAGAGGTTTGAGTTCATGAGTTTTAGACAACTCATCAAAGAAGAGTGAATGTGTGCCTGAGGCATAGTTGTTACCTGGAGAGATCTGTGCGTGGACACTACTACTTGTTTGgaatataattttttaatgagagaatttgctctttctcagtAAGCTGTTTAAACAATTGAATTTTTACTTTGGTAGCAGTCTAGCTGCTACAAAACAGAGCTCCACACAGGTTAATTTATCTGCTGgggaaaatataaatacatcttCTGTTCTAGACAAGTTAAAACATACTTAAAAGCTTTCAAGTTTGTTCTTAAAGCTAATTGCCATTGGTCTAAAAAAAACTAACATTTAATCTTAGTTTAATCACTATTAAGGtaaatctgttttccatttagTCATGGAATGAGGTTTAGCAGCTAACTGTTTTTCCCCATCAGCAGACTTTCCCTGATGTCTCCTGTAATCATAGTCTTTATAGCTTTCATAGGCTTAAGAGTTGACATTTCTCTTCTAGGAATGACAGAATTGCTAGGGCATTTGGCCTTGCAAAATGCCATTTTCACAAACTTTCCACAAGTGACAGGAGAGAAAGAGTGAATGCTATGGgttagaaaataagaaatagaaGCCCAAATGAGAGAAAATGCTGAGTGTTCAAAGTAGCAGCAGTTGTTAGATCTGGGACATTAAAGTAGGAAGTCAATgcagtttaataaaataatagtttgggaaatggtaaaaaaaaaaaaaaaaaaaaaaaaaaaaaaaaggaaaaaacagtagAAAGGGATTAAAGGAACAACAAATTTTttgaatgaaagcagaaaacatggGAAGTAGTAAGAAAGAAGAGAGGTAGGAGTGGAACAAAAGGTGCACAGTGAAGAGTAATCAtgtcagtcatctctgatgctgtGGTCAGGCAGATAACAATAAGAAAAGTCTGTCAATGTTTCACAGCGTTTAAGAGATTGTCGTGTTTTCCTTGATTTTCAAACTCCATCATTTATGTTATAAGGAAGACAATAACCTGTTggttttttcattttcatatacCATTCTGATCCTCTTGGAGAGTGATAAGAATAtcattggtttgtttttaatgcagttcATGGCTCTCTTAATccagaacaaataaatacagttttacaagttttaattaatttatggAAACCACAACTGCCAGTCATTACTGGGGCCCAGCAGAATTCAAATCAGAGTCAAATATACACACAGTGAGGATACTTACTTTGGAGTCTGTAattgttaattttttaatcTAATAACTATGGTGGGGTTTGGACAAATCTTTTCATGCAGATGCATTCATGTCCCATGAACTGTTGCCTTCTGAATTTTGGTCTGAGTGACTTTCTACTGTTTCAAAATACTCTTTTAGGAGAACAATGGGAAATTTCATTCTTTAAGCTGAAATAATACagatttaaaattcttttaagGTCCATACCATCTTGTGGATGTCAACTGGACAATGAAAATTTTTCAGGAGCTATTAGAAGGAGTGTGCTATATCCACAGCATGGGAGTGATGCATCGAGACATTAAAGTAAGTTCATTGAATTATCACTTGaggttaaagaaaacaaagatagCTTACATGATGGGAGGATGAAAGCAACTTCATGGTTAATTTGAGAGGACCTGGACTCTTAAGATTTTAGCTATATTatatatgaaaaatgaattgtCTCTTCCATACCATCACCGTGTTTTCCTTACTTTAAGTAACTGAGAAATACAGTAAGTTCTGATTAAGCTCTGGAAATGCCTTCTAGTTTGTGAAACCATTGTCTTGTCCTAAACAGGGATGGACAGATTAGTTTTATTTGGTCCTTCCTTAAACAGGGTAGGAGCTAGATTACCTAAAAAGCAGTCTTTTAGGTAActataaaaataagcaaagaccTTTGAATGCTCCTCAATTTGCTAACAGCAAATCAGTTAGCTTTTGAAAATAAGTTCAAGTTATAGTTATTACATTCTtactttttgatatttttttcctcagttgcAAATAACTGTTGTCTTTTAAAATGGTTGTTATCAAATGTAAGGGACTGAAATTGTAGGTGACTTTAGTGAAGGAATGAgaagtttgttttcattcatgTTAAATGTAGTTAAGATCAGACTTAGAAAAACACACTTTGAATGGATTAAAATAGATGCCCATTTTATGTTCCTCTGTAGGTTTTTGGAACTCTAATCATAACAGTTTTGTCTTGCTGAATTAAATGTGAAACATAGGTAGAATACATCTTGTTTTGTCTCCCTCCCCCCAGCTTAAACTCATGGAATTGATTAACAATGATGTGAATGTGTATTCTACGCTACTTCCTTCAAAGGCTCTCTGCACCTGAGGTGATACCTGTATGAGGAAATTACTGTAAATATTATCTTAGTTACTAAAACTCCACATAAGAAAATGTGGAATGATGTAAAAACACACAATATTAATCTTCATTCTGgatcaattttaattttctatggGCTGTTTCTGGGTTAacagtttttcagtttgctttcctGTTTAGTGTTGTCATGGCTGTATTTTCCAAACTCCTGGTAGCTGTATAAAGAATTCCATACAGTTACTGGAAGCTTATTTTTGAGCCAGTGCTTGTTGTTTTCGCCATAGATTCTTCTAGCAGTGATTTTGCAGATATCCTGCAGGGACAGTAATTTCTGTGATAATGTTAAAAGGAAGTCTTTCAATGCTTGGAATTCTGGGAACAGAAGTCCTGGGGGCAGTTGTCCTTGATTATCTGTTAACTTCAATGGATAGGAGAATCCCAGCAACTTGTTCAACAGTGCTGTATCTTTCAAATTTGGTCTGCGCTGAAGAAATGAGAAGAGTGGAGATTGTCCATCTCTTGTTAAAGTGTTCATGTCTGCCTTATACTCTAACAGGAGATCAACTATTTCCTTTCTGCCACCTGAGCAGGCCTCGTGAATAGCTGTTCGTCCTTCACGATCTTGGATATTTACGCTGGCTCCGTTACTTAACAGTAAATGGATGCAATCTGTGTTGACACCTAGAATTCGGCTTGCTTTAGATGATGCTGCACACACTGCAATGTGAAGGGCAGTTCTCCCACAAGTTGGAATAGCAGAATTAATATTTGCTCCATGTGCGATTAAAGCTGCCATTTCCTCAGTGTTTAGTGATCCTGCAGCTATGTGAAGAGGTGTCCAGCCATACTTGGCTGTGTCCTTTATGTTGAGACAATACTCAAAAAGAATTTGTATAGGTAGGAAGGCATCATCAGACTGCTGGCCTGAATGTAGCAGATGGTCGTGTTTGTAATTACTCATTTCAGGATCTATCCATGTATTACAGTGTGCAAGATACAGAGACACTTTTCTGTATTGTGCTGTCAAGTTTGCTGATCTCTCTCTGAAATTTGCCTGAAGTGGATCTCCCAGCTCTATAAGTACTAGGCAAATTTAGTACGAGATGAAATGTTGTGTAGCCTCttattatttctgtaatataaaacagagtttcattttttttaatttttatttaaaatacttttggaCTGGTAGGGCATAGCATCATAACAGGTCGCAAAAATGTTAGTTGTCAGAACAAATCTTATGGGTTACTATGACCTAACAGAAGTTAGGtcattaattcatttttgcTAACCACAGCTTCTGTGTGCCCAGCAGGAATGCATAAAATGATGTTATGCCTTGAGTTCCTCTATTTCCCAATTTTATAGGATGATAAATGAGTCATCATAGTTCAGCTTCAGGTCACTGAAGCTCATAGAAGAAGCATAAGCAGGCAGAACCATCATGTCTGTGATACAGTGCTTGGGCTTCGGGGTGTGTGGATTACAGCTTGTTATAGGTCAGTTCTGTCATCAGATTTGGGTTGTAAATCAACAAAATTTAGCAGCTTCTTGGACAGACTTGCTATAGATGGCTTCATCAGCTAGTGACTAGTTCTTGTCTCTTCTCTATTTTCAGCTtagaaaatgtcattaaaaaaatctatggTAACAAGGCAGTTGTCAGCATAAGAAGTGTATTCGACAGTGATATGATTCTGAGTCAACAGATACTACCTCTAGTTATAGTTTGTTTATATTAATTACTGAGTAGTGTTTTCTACTCACTTTTTCAATTCCATGCATGATTTAATAGATGTTTTAAACCTAACAGTTTGTCTTGTGCTTTATATTTAGTGGTTCCTTGAATGGAAGCCATTCCAAATTTTCAGCATTCATGTGAACCATCTCTGCACATTTTTCCAGCTCTATGTGCTTTTTGAGATGGGAGGCTCAGAACTGTAGACAGTACTGAAGATGGCAGCGTATTAATTCATGTAGTATCACatgatgttttcttctgtatatCCCCCTTAGTTGGTAATGTACAATTTGCTTTATAGACTGCTGATGAACATCAATTTGCCATTTTAGGAGTTGTCAGTTACCACTCTTGAGCGGTAACAGTCAGCTCAGAGACAGTTGTTGCCCATATAAAATtggattgctttttctttcatttacattttaatgctTATTTGCACTGAATTGCTTTTGTCATTGTACTCCCTGCCTGTTAAGAATCACAAGATCCTTCTACAGTTCTTTGCATTCAGACCTTGTCATTATTTCACTGAATAATACAGTATAGTTGGTAAACTTTGTCATCTCACCGCTCACACTCCTTTTTCTAAATCATTTACAAATATGTTGTTCAGCATAGTTCCCAGCACAAATTCATAAAAAATCAGTTGATAATATCTTTCACCTTGAAAGCTGActatttattgtttcttttaagtCTTTAAGCTAGTTACTTATCTGGGGGGACCTTCCCTCTAACTTCACTACAGTTGAGTTCAATGAGGGTCTGGACAAATATCTTTCTGAAATTAATGTAAATGAGTTCAGCTGGATTGCTGTTAACTAGAGGCCCAATGACTCCTTCAAAGAAATGTGAGATATGGAAGGATCCCTCCTGTGATCTGTTGGAGATACATAGTCCATTTTCCCCAAAGTAATACTTATGCCTGCAAGTCCTGTGACTTCAATTTTACTAAGATTTAGGAGTCTGTTTTCATTAGAAGCCACAAccattaaatgtttttttaatgatttttttttttcattagaaaaaaaagtgggattTCTAAAATCTACAAGATTCTTTAAACACAAATTATAATCCCGATCAAATGGGTACCTGGAGGGAGAGCAGGTCTATGAGTTAAGGGTCCTCCCCAAGCAGTCACTGTTTCACTGACAGGATGATAGTAGGGCTTTAAGTGTTGTCATCTTCCATTATTACTTCATATAGCTCTTCACTTGAGCACCATCATTGTGATGTTGCAGGATGCCTGGTTCGAGAGTAGCTTTGAAGTAACCTCACTATTCAGTGCAAGATTTCAAACATACTATAAAAGCAGCGAAAGTTTAAGAATGGAAAAAGGCCTCTGTTCCCTTTGTTTTCTTGCCAGTGTTCATTTTatttagtaggaaaaaaatctttactaagcaacactgttttcatttctcataGAAATGTACCTAAGTTCAGAAATTTTGTGCTGCAGAGACTAAGTAAAAACTTTACTTTGatattatgttttctttcacatggcaagtatttctttttcctagaCACAGAGCACTAACATGCCTGCTTAGTGGTTATACAGCCAAAACACACAGATAAAACTATTTCAGTTTTTCCACAGTCAGCGTTCCCTACTTAGCAGCCTCTCAGCACTTACTTTCTTAGCAACTTTCCTGGAACAAAGTAGCACATTGCAGCTGTGCTTGTCATACAGAAAAGTATGTTTGTTTTATGCTATGCCTTGCCCAAAGATCTCAGTCCTTCCTGCTATGTTAGTTGGTCTAATCTGCCATGCATTCTTGCCTGTTAAGATTACTGTTCTGCATATTTCCGTTTccagctgagaagaaaaaagtactTTGTCTTTTCACtaaatctttgtttttcctgttttgctttctttacttttccCTAGATCCTTCATGTGTGGTCTTTCCAAACAGTGCTTGTTAACACACAATTTGATAGtccatgactatttttttctatctcaCTAACAGAAGTATTAAATAATCACTATATTACCCCTCTGAATGGATGTTACAGATTTTGAAACAGCTGAATACATCATAATCCTTTGTATAGGTTTGTGTAAGACTTTCTCTCATTTTATAGCCCAGAAATATCTTTCTACATGGATCAGATCGTCGTGTTAAAATAGGAGATTTTGGATTAGCATGCAAAGACCTCCTTTCGGATGATGTAGATCAGTGGTTTCACACAGAACAGATAAATGGTAAGAGCAGAAATCTTCGTATGTTTCAGTATTTAAGTTTCTATtatgt includes these proteins:
- the ANKRD61 gene encoding ankyrin repeat domain-containing protein 61 gives rise to the protein MSNYKHDHLLHSGQQSDDAFLPIQILFEYCLNIKDTAKYGWTPLHIAAGSLNTEEMAALIAHGANINSAIPTCGRTALHIAVCAASSKASRILGVNTDCIHLLLSNGASVNIQDREGRTAIHEACSGGRKEIVDLLLEYKADMNTLTRDGQSPLFSFLQRRPNLKDTALLNKLLGFSYPLKLTDNQGQLPPGLLFPEFQALKDFLLTLSQKLLSLQDICKITARRIYGENNKHWLKNKLPVTVWNSLYSYQEFGKYSHDNTKQESKLKNC